catttctgcttccTAACAGTTAGCAgatctgactggttctggttctggactggttctgatccagactgTGTTCTGAAGGAGACGTGTTGGTTTGCAGAACCTGAACGGACCCGTTGGGTTCCTGTAGGAGGCGTTGAGGCCCGTTTGGTTCCCAGGCTTGAAGATGACTGATGGATCCGAACGGAACCGGTTCCAGGACCCTCGGGTCGGGTCGGGCAGGGCCGGGTTTGTCATTTTGACTCCTGAAGCTGCGCTGCGGCTCTGCTGATCcagttggttctggttctgtttgttgcTGAGGAATGCTGAGATGATAACAGACTGCCGGCCGTAACAACCTGCCGCCTGCGGCGCTTTGCAGCACTTTGCGGCGCTTTGTGGCGCTCTGCGGGTTATTTACGAGCAGCTCAGGAATCCTCTCCGGCCGTAAACTCACACCTTCAGCCGCGCTTCAAAGCCGCCGCCGCACCGAGGCGTCAGGCGTCCCGCGCCGCGGCGCTGCGCTGCGGGCCACAGGGCCGAACCGGGCTCCAGCGTCAGGCCACAGAGGAAACTGGACTCATTCTGTTCATTAGAACAAGCTCCGGTTCTTATCAAGGCCAGAACATTTCAGCCACCTGATGCTTTGCCAGATGAAAACACCAGAAACAAACAAGGAACTTTATTTCACAGCAGCAAAGTAAAGAAAACGATGAAACATTAAATCCAGACTGGAATGAATCTATTTCAGTTATTATTAGTCAAAGGAACTCTAAGTTTTAACACCGCCAACCTAAAAAGTACCTAGGCtagctctgctaatgctaaattgCTACACCAATAGGGTATTTAAcgaaagctaatgctaaattgcTACAAAATGGTATTTAGTGGACACTAATGCTAAAGCGTTGAATTTAACCATGTGTCAGGAAAAGAATGTgaatctttcaaaataaatcatatgTCTGTATTTAACATGTATTTGTTTAacacttcattcattcatttgttgtATTTGTCACTTGCTCAATAAAGAAGAGAGAACATGAAGACAGGAAACGGAACTGttgcattcaaaataaaagcatgaatataaacgttTAACTACTTGAATATTCTTAGCTGAAacttcaacacaaacaaaatgtattcagCTGAAAGTTACAACCAAGTAAACGGCTTCAGAATCGATCTGtgctctaaatgttttaaaagttagcaTAAAGCCTGAAgcactaaatgaaaattagcgcTGCGCCTCAGCGGATTAGCGCCGTAGCTTTAGCAGGGTGTTCCCACCACTGgtatttaaaggaactcagtgtttcggctgtttttcagttttctggaagattGTTCTAGATTTGTGGAGCAGAagttgaatgctgcttctccatatttggttctggttctggtttcgtTTGGACCCAATCTTCCTGCTCTGATGAAACCGCCTCCACCCGTGGGTGGAAGTGAAGTGAGTGCCAGGGAGGGGGTAATGGGAAGTGACGtaatcatcatcgtcatcatcatcttcttcaTTGTCTCCTCCTTTCTGACGGTTTGCTAATTGAAGGTTCGGTGACTCCGCCTGGCACCGCGGCCTCTAATTAACGACCGGCGGAGTGATTCATTACAGCTCAGCAGCacatcttcatcctcctcctcctcatcatcatccgGGTTCTGTCAGTTTGgatcttttctgtttctgatctGGAGcagctcctcttcttcctcagctcctcttcctcttcttctgcgGTCAGTCTCCGTCTCCTAGCAACGCTGTCAAAGAACCTCAGCTTTAATGGAGCTGACTGTGTTGGGCTACGGGCCGGATCCGCTGGACCTGAGTCCGGGCCGGATCGGACTGATTCTGGGTTCTTCCGAACCGTCCTGTTCGGACCGAACCTCAGACTCAAACAGTAACTGTCTTTCAATTAACTATAGAATTGCACAAATCGGaattaaggaaataaattaatttactgGAAACCCGGtaagtttgagaaaaaaactcatattttttcataaaaggttttttgctgaattaaatgatttttattcaaatagaCACGTTGAATAAAACTGCAATCAAACACTGTTTTCGCAGCATAGTCACGCGATCAACGGCGGGACATCTACTGGCGGAACccacgaagaagacaacaggaagtagttttcttagtagtttgtagtttttattaatttatttatttttgacaacaGGAAGTTGTAAGTCATTCCAACCTGTTGAATCCATTGCTACTCGATAAAATGGCCGACTACCATAGTAGCCGCCCCCAAGTGGGCGGGGCTTGTCGCTGCAACGCCTCCTCTGATTGGTAGATGATGAGCACAAGCGgttgaattatgaatatatctgaTATAACTTCCAACACTGCCTTGACTTTTAATGACTTATAGCGTGATCAGGCTAATTCGCCTGTGATTTCAGTTTCATGTTGTATTTAATAGAATATCGACTaaaatttgttcacatttgtaatgaaaacgcagCAAATTTCTTCCAACatgagaggaagaagaaagaagctgATTCTGCAGCATCTTTAACCAGTTACTGACACATTAACTAACCAGCTAACTCTGTTAACTAACCTCTCTAACTAACCTGTTACTATAGTTACGCtgtatgtttttcaaaaaccttcGGGTGCCGGTTCTGTTTGAAATGAACGGACCTGAAACCTGAGATGGAAAGTCCTGGTTCGGCCCAaacagaaccggatcagaagtCTGGTCAGTAGCTGGTTGATTTTGAGGTTCTGGTGCCGGTCGGGTCAGATCATGTTAGAGTGAGACCTCTTGTTTCTGTACCAGCTTTGTTGCTCTGTTTCGTTGTGACACTTTCTTGCATTTATCACCTTGTCAGTATTAATATTAGTAAATATTCTGCTTACGTTTGTGAtattatggttttatttatttctattatttttctcatttagtctttaaaataatatttgcacATGACGTCATATATTTTCTCTCTGTGATGACgtcgttttaaaatattaaatgatacGTTCAGATCAGAActagttttactttatttcctcTAGTTTGAGAAACTTCTTGGAcgactttttacttttatttgagtaaaaatattttacttacaTGAGTTTATGGATCATCTCCACCTCTGcatataaacacacagaaagcgTAACGCTAAAgccatttcttattttaatatacatttctttaaattcgGGCTGCAGGTGAATTTAGTTAGAAAACTGCAGATGCGCGCGCCTGTGTGTttgactgaaaataaacacatttatcgCAAAAAgacgtttttgttttatttatgaaaacattttttttcctgtcatgaaaacaaatttgaaaaaaaaaacacattgtagGATCAAATCAAAcgaaacaaagtttaaaaaaggacatttaatatttttttcacacaaagtATCACacgaaaaaaagaataaattaataaaacaaaggagatgaacatctagtaaaataaaataaagtttctgattcacagaaatattaaatcttcTGACTTTCTTCatcggtaaaaaaaaaaaagaaagaaaaactttgaacCCGCAACTCCAGaagcaaaaagtaaaatctgttttcatctgAATTACAGAGAATTTCAGCGGAAACTGAAtctgaatgaaaacagtttgaaatcaaAGCGACGGGAAGCGAGAAGCTGCTGGAGCTTCACCTGCGGACAGGTGAGCCGCTgctcctgaaacacacacacacacacacacacacttattattaatcattttcatTATAAAATCACTTTTAGCTTCTGTTTGTCGGTTTCAGTTTCAAACTGTTAATATGAATATGAACTGAATTTGAACGTCAGtaaattgattttgtttctggaattaaaatgaaatgattgttgtagtttttcaacatttgcaacaattagaaaaaaagagtaaaatgtgggattatgttttttaaaaagagccagaaataaattaaacattttttaaatatgttctttAAATTTTTCTACCAACAGCAAGAGAATGAAGCaaacagaggagctgcagacgATTCATGCTTTTTGATGCTCAGGAACATTTTTACAGCagcatgcgcacacacacacacacacacacacacacacacacacacacacacacacacacacacacacacacacacagcgagGCCTCTGGTTCTTCCTTCAAAGTGCTTCTCCGTCGTGGTTCCGTTCGGTAGAACTGTTCTCTCTCAGTTTTCCAGTTttagaaacaaactgaagtaatttttttccccccccagaACTTTCCTCTGAAGTTCTGATAAAGTTCGGTTTCACTCATGAGTTTCCTTCAGCTTCATGTCTCTGCTGGACCCACCGAACCTCCAGATCCGAACCGGGCTCCGTGGAAGGTCAGAGGTCTCATTAACAGACACGAACCCGCAGCTTGCCCCGCGTCTTGCGGTCCTGCGTGGCGCAGCGCGGCGCTCAGTGCACCGCCACCGCGGACTGCAGCGGCTCTGCGGGCCCGGCCGGGCTGCTCTGGCCGGCGGCGGTCTGCGGAGATGTCGGGCTCAGGGAGCGCGGGGAGTGGGCCAGGAAGGCCGGGATGTGTGCGGGCAGGCCGGGTGCGGGTTTGATGGGCACCGGGATGGCGGGCAGAGTCTGTCCGCCGTGGCAGAGCGTCTTCAGCGGCATGCCGTAGGCCGAGTAGTCCGCGGGCGCCACGGAGAGGGGCGCCGCCGGGTCCATGACGCCCGGGCCGTACATGTGCGGCCAGCCCGGGCTCAGCTGGTTGTGCAGCGGGTAGCCGGCGGCCGGGAAGGCGGCCAGTCCGCCGGGAACCTTGTACTCTCTGGCGATGATGTTCTCGATGGCGAACGGGTGCTTGAAGCTGGACGGCTGCGTGGAGCTCAGGCCGTACCCCGCGGGGACCTGCGGGAGATGCGCGGCGGCGTGCAGCGCGCTCAGCCGCAGCTTGGCCTGCTGCTGCAGGTAGTGCGCGGCGTCCTGTGGCTTGCTGGGGCACAACGGGTCCGGCACCGGCACGCCGCCTACCTTGAAGCGTTTCCGGCGTCGCAGGAAGCTTCCGTTCTCGAACATGTCCCCACAGTTGGGGTGCAGCGCCCAGAAGCTGCCCTTTCCGGGCTGGTCCGGCCGGCGCGGGATCTTGATGAAGCAGTCGTTGAAGGAGAGGTTGTGGCGCAGGGAGTTCTGCCAGCGCTGCGTGTTCTCCCGGTAGTAGGGGAAGCGCTCCATGATGAACTTGTAGATGTCGCTGAGCGGCAGCATCTTGTCCGGGCAGCTCTGGATGGCCATGGCCGTCAGGGAGATGTAGGAGTAGGGCGGCTTCTGGTCGCTGTACGTGTTCCTGCCGGGCCGCGGCATGGTTCCGAACAGCCCGAATCACTCCAGTCCGAGTCTCTCCAAACTTTCAGCTCCTCACTGTGTCTTTACGCACAGCGACTCGCATGGTTCCGTCTGGGCTGGGAGGGAAACTCTGAGTTAAAGTTCAGGGAAAGTTGGATGAGCAGCAGCGGATGGTCCTCCGGTTCTCCTCCGGCAGGCAGCGGGGCTCCGTTCTGTCTGTGGCCGCTGCTGCGCTGCGCTAGGCGGCCCTGTCCTCCTCCATGTTCCGCTCTGCTCCGCTCGGCTCCCTGCGCGGCTGTCAGCGCCGGCAGCGGAGCGGCTTCATTAATGGGACGCTTTTCCACAGTCACGTGACGGCCACACGCAGGAaggggggtgggtgtgtgtgggagcCGCGCACGCTCACGTGGACGCCCTCAGGTTGAGTGGAGGAGCAGCTGGCGGAGCTGCGGCCGGGCAGAGGAGGCTGATGATGGGGAGGATCCGCGCTGCGGGTCGTTGCGGAGCCTCTCACGCACGGTGTGACTGTGGGAGCGGCGGGTGCGTGTTTCTGAGTGGGCTGTGGGGCCCCTCCAATTTGCTGTGACAAATAGGTCCGCTGAGAGCCGCTTTCATTTCTTTATCCTCTTCAGCgctgctgaggaagaggaggatgaggaggaggaaggctcAGGTAAACAAgctataaaaaaatctaaatatgaagaagtaaaaaatgaattaatttaatttctgcggcctttttatataatttatgggttttttttgttacttttaatcaaatattaaatgttCACGGTTcgttttttctgctgcttctggattcatattttctttatttaatctcCTTTAATGTCGCGGACAGCGAGGaaaattaatcttaaaaatgttatttaattttaataagaaCTTTTGTAGTCAGGtcttagtttttaaatattttaaaattctaaGTTCTGTGTTGGCGCAGTTATATAAtaacaatataataataataataataataataataataataataataataataataataataataatgttattgcAGCATTTTGTACAATTCAAAGAAACGTTTTTTTCACGCTGTTGTCATA
This genomic stretch from Xiphophorus hellerii strain 12219 chromosome 4, Xiphophorus_hellerii-4.1, whole genome shotgun sequence harbors:
- the LOC116719221 gene encoding forkhead box protein B1-like; the encoded protein is MPRPGRNTYSDQKPPYSYISLTAMAIQSCPDKMLPLSDIYKFIMERFPYYRENTQRWQNSLRHNLSFNDCFIKIPRRPDQPGKGSFWALHPNCGDMFENGSFLRRRKRFKVGGVPVPDPLCPSKPQDAAHYLQQQAKLRLSALHAAAHLPQVPAGYGLSSTQPSSFKHPFAIENIIAREYKVPGGLAAFPAAGYPLHNQLSPGWPHMYGPGVMDPAAPLSVAPADYSAYGMPLKTLCHGGQTLPAIPVPIKPAPGLPAHIPAFLAHSPRSLSPTSPQTAAGQSSPAGPAEPLQSAVAVH